Proteins from one Alkalibaculum bacchi genomic window:
- a CDS encoding ABC transporter permease, with translation MKQSDFIGTAKLLRLYLRRDRIILPIWISLALMVIVGQVSFVKGMADWKIFITELSESPLTSALLGPVVPLSIEGAILWRGLLQASITVMIGAAFTMIRHTRTEETSGRNELILGRPVGRYANLSAALILSYGGSFLAGLLTAVYFMGIGFAGSGSLLAGLTLAASGFMFAGIGGLCAQIFSHSGSARGAVFGIYGLTMVAMVTNNMGGGSTGWAWLAPESWFRITLPFEGNLAWPLLIFIVLSALPMMISYMLLGRRDMGVGLIIQKGGPANASPHLISPMAFAWRQHKGSILGWAIGMAYLGGIMGVGTPNISETMSSMFAQMNTSWAAAIVNLGNQEGFIAILIYILGLMAGLSVFAITTVQNLWQEEKEHYADMLLSRPVSRFKWMGSYLTVAFVGSVLILLTLGLASGLGWSIASGEFNHFPRVLVMSLSKIPSVWTIIGIATLLYGWLPRIGSVLNWLILGTFIFIEMLWEVGIVGWSALQWTPFAYAHYSIPIHELSIVPLIVLVIIAMGLTWLGFVGFRRRSIG, from the coding sequence ATGAAACAAAGTGATTTTATAGGTACCGCCAAGCTACTTAGGCTTTATCTGCGACGAGACAGAATTATTCTGCCTATATGGATATCGCTGGCCTTGATGGTGATTGTCGGGCAGGTGTCTTTTGTGAAAGGGATGGCAGATTGGAAGATATTTATCACTGAACTATCTGAAAGTCCTCTTACCTCTGCTTTGCTTGGACCTGTTGTTCCATTAAGCATAGAAGGAGCCATCCTTTGGCGTGGTCTGCTGCAGGCTTCCATAACAGTCATGATTGGAGCAGCATTTACTATGATTCGACATACCCGTACTGAGGAAACATCCGGAAGAAATGAATTGATCCTTGGAAGACCAGTAGGAAGATACGCCAATCTATCGGCAGCCCTGATCCTTTCCTATGGAGGAAGTTTTCTGGCGGGCTTATTGACTGCTGTATATTTTATGGGAATCGGCTTTGCAGGGAGCGGTTCTCTGCTGGCTGGACTGACTCTTGCCGCTTCTGGATTTATGTTTGCTGGAATCGGCGGATTATGTGCACAAATTTTTTCCCATAGTGGCAGTGCAAGAGGAGCTGTATTTGGCATATATGGATTAACCATGGTAGCTATGGTTACAAATAATATGGGAGGTGGAAGCACAGGGTGGGCATGGCTTGCTCCCGAATCATGGTTCCGTATCACCCTTCCCTTTGAGGGGAATCTTGCTTGGCCATTATTAATTTTCATCGTACTTTCTGCTCTGCCGATGATGATTTCCTATATGCTGCTTGGTCGCCGTGATATGGGTGTCGGGCTTATCATCCAAAAAGGAGGTCCGGCTAACGCTTCTCCACATCTCATTTCTCCAATGGCCTTTGCTTGGCGTCAGCATAAAGGCAGTATTCTGGGCTGGGCAATTGGGATGGCCTATCTTGGGGGAATTATGGGTGTGGGTACGCCCAATATATCCGAAACTATGAGTTCCATGTTCGCCCAGATGAACACTTCTTGGGCAGCTGCTATAGTAAATCTGGGCAATCAGGAAGGTTTCATAGCAATTTTAATCTACATTCTGGGACTGATGGCAGGTTTATCGGTATTTGCTATCACAACAGTACAAAACCTGTGGCAGGAAGAAAAGGAGCATTATGCCGATATGTTATTGTCAAGACCCGTGAGTAGGTTCAAATGGATGGGAAGCTATTTGACGGTTGCTTTCGTAGGTAGTGTGTTGATACTCCTTACCCTTGGTTTGGCTTCCGGCTTAGGATGGAGTATTGCTTCGGGAGAGTTCAATCATTTTCCTCGAGTGTTAGTCATGAGCCTTTCAAAAATTCCTTCTGTCTGGACAATTATTGGCATCGCCACCCTATTGTATGGCTGGCTTCCACGTATTGGCTCTGTTCTCAATTGGCTTATATTAGGTACGTTTATTTTCATCGAGATGCTTTGGGAGGTTGGAATCGTAGGATGGTCTGCACTGCAATGGACGCCCTTCGCCTATGCCCATTATAGTAT